Proteins from one Cicer arietinum cultivar CDC Frontier isolate Library 1 chromosome 3, Cicar.CDCFrontier_v2.0, whole genome shotgun sequence genomic window:
- the LOC140919767 gene encoding uncharacterized protein, with protein METNHEELTWEAFKNKFLEKYFPKSARAEKEAQFLKLYQGKLTIAEYAAKFESLAKHFRYFLNQIDEEYMCERFESGLRYEIKELVGPLEIRQYQVLVEKCKKVEQMKQSRLNRQGHNDQHNRGKQQHQQHKPYARPLGNARDQPRPQNGEGQGPKFPSQNQAYPVKYFRSKGEGHKISKCPIRPRVCYICQKPDHFANECPERKDDRAVNRNNINDNVVRPTAKGCVYHINGEETPSSSELIQGECLIVGKSLNVIYDSGATHSFISLDWVDSLQLTITTLLFDLVVTLPSTESIKCNTTCLQCLLIVFDMRFNVDLICIPLKHVRVILGMDWLSSHCVLLDCARKSVIFPDPGVSRFLDTNKLNFSLKGGVQKCVSLNSVSTKLEVEVDEILVVEDFPEVFPLDVPGLPPVRDIKFSIDVTPGTGPISIAPYRMSPSELLELKNQLEDLLSKQFIRPSVSPWGAPMLLVKKKDGKSRLFVDYRHLNKVTIKNRYPLPRIDYLMDQLKGAMIFSKIDLKSGYHQIQVKEEYIPKTAFRTRYGHFEYLVMPFGVTNAPAIFMDYMNRIFHPFLDKFVVVFIDDILIYSKSLEEHEVHLRQVLQVLKVKRLYANLGKCEFWLEEVKFLGHVISKEGIAVDPTKVEAVVAWKQPQTVTKIRSFLGFAGYYRRFIEGFAKIAASLTQIIRNNHIFHGRRNVRGVFR; from the exons ATGGAGACAAATCATGAAGAGCTAACCTGGGAGGCTTTCAAGAATAAGTTCCTAGAAAAATACTTCCCGAAAAGTGCTAGGGCTGAGAAGGAGGCCCAATTTCTGAAGTTGTATCAAGGGAAGCTCACGATAGCGGAATATGCGGCAAAGTTCGAGTCCCTAGCAAAGCACTTCCGCTATTTCCTAAATCAGATAGATGAAGAATACATGTGCGAGAGGTTTGAAAGCGGGCTTAGGTATGAAATTAAGGAGTTAGTGGGGCCATTGGAGATACGCCAATATCAAGTGCTAGTGGAGAAATGCAAGAAAGTGGAGCAGATGAAACAGAGCCGCCTGAATAGG CAAGGGCATAACGACCAACATAATAGGGGCAAGCAGCAGCATCAACAACACAAGCCATATGCCCGACCACTGGGGAATGCTAGAGATCAACCTCGACCTCAAAACGGGGAAGGTCAAGGGCCAAAATTTCCAAGTCAGAACCAGGCGTACCCCGTTAAGTATTTTCGCTCAAAAGGAGAAGGACACAAGATATCTAAGTGTCCAATCAGACCAAGGGTTTGTTACATTTGTCAGAAACCAGACCATTTTGCGAATGAATGCCCTGAACGGAAGGACGATAGAGCTGTCAACCGCAACAATATCAACGACAATGTTGTACGCCCTACTGCCAAGGGATGTGTCTACCACATCAATGGAGAGGAAACTCCATCTTCCTCTGAACTTATCCAAGGTGAGTGTTTAATTGTTGGAAAATCACTTAATGTAATTTACGATTCGGGGGCAACACACTCATTCATTTCATTGGATTGGGTGGATTCACTCCAACTTACTATTACTACTTTGCTGTTTGATTTGGTGGTTACCCTACCTTCTACCGAATCGATAAAATGTAATACGACTTGCTTGCAATGTCTGTTGATTGTGTTCGATATGAGATTCAacgttgatttgatttgtattcCCCTCAAGCATGTGAGAGTGATCCTTGGAATGGATTGGTTGTCAAGCCATTGTGTTctattggattgtgctcgtaagtCTGTGATATTCCCAGACCCAGGTGTTTCTCGATTCCTCGATACCAATAAATTGAACTTCTCTTTGAAAGGGGGAGTTCAGAAGTGTGTTTCCCTCAACTCAGTCAGTACGAAGCTAGAGGTGGAGGTAGACGAGATACTTGTGGTCGAAGATTTTCCAGAGGTATTTCCGCTGGATGTACCAGGATTACCCCCAGTTCGTGATATTAAATTCTCAATTGATGTGACTCCGGGCACAGGACCTATATCTATTGCCCCATATAGAATGTCTCCATCGGAATTGTTAGAGTTGAAAAATCAGTTGGAGGACCTTTTATCTAAACAGTTCATACGACCGAGTGTCTCACCATGGGGAGCACCGATGCTTCTAGTgaagaagaaggatggaaaGTCTAGACTTTTTGTCGATTACCGTCATCTTAACAAAGTCACCATCAAAAACAGGTATCCCTTGCCACGCATTGATTACTTGATGGACCAACTCAAAGGAGCAATGATATTTTCAAAGATTGATTTGAAGTCGGGGTATCATCAGATTCAGGTGAAGGAAGAATACATTCCTAAAACTGCATTCAGAACTCGCTATGGACACTTTGAGTATTTGGTTATGCCTTTTGGTGTCACCAATGCACCAGctattttcatggactacatgaatcgTATATTTCACCCCTTCTTAGACAAATTTGTAGTGGTCTTCATTGATGACATATTGATTTATTCTAAGAGCCTGGAGGAACATGAAGTTCACCTACGTCAAGTTTTGCAAGTCTTGAAGGTCAAGAGATTGTATGCTAATTTGGGGAAATGTGAATTCTGGTTGGAGGAGGTGAAATTCTTGGGACATGTCATTTCAAAGGAAGGTATCGCTGTCGACCCAACTAAAGTAGAGGCTGTGGTGGCATGGAAACAACCACAGACCGTCACAAAGATTAGAAGTTTCCTGGGTTTTGCTGGATATTATAGAAGATTCATTGAGGGTTTTGCCAAGATTGCAGCGTCGTTGACACAAATCATAAGGaataatcatatttttcatGGACGGAGGAATGTGAGAGGAGTTTTCAGATGA
- the LOC105851305 gene encoding uncharacterized protein, producing MAPYEALYGRKCQTPLCWYQDGENLMVGPELVQQTTKKVRQIQERMRTTQSRQKSYADRHRRPLEFQEDEHVFLRVTSTTGVVAYQIALPPNLANLHDVFHVSQLRKYMADPSHIIAPDDIQLKENFTFEVPPISIVDRTTKHMRGKEIPLVKVIWNQTTWDATLELEEKMRELYPDLLETS from the exons ATGGCCCCGTACGAGGCTttgtatgggcgcaagtgtcaaactcccttgtgttggtatcagGATGGCGAAAACTTAATGGTAGGGCCAGAGCTGGTGCAACAAACTACAAAGAAGGTGCGTCAGATTCAAGAGCGAATGAGAACAACACAGAGTAGGCAGAAGAGTTATGCTGATCGACATAGGAGACCCTTAGAGTTTCAAGAGGATGAACATGTATTCTTGAGAGTGACGTCtactactggagttg TGGCATATCAAATTGCTTTACCACCGAATTTAGCTAATTTACATGATGTGTTCCATGTATCACAATTGAGGAAGTACATGGCAGATCCATCCCATATTATTGCACCAGATGATATTCAATTGAAGGAGAATTTTACCTTTGAGGTCCCACCGATAAGCATCGTCGACAGAACTACCAAACATATGAGGGGAAAGGAAATTCCATTGGTTAAGGTGATTTGGAATCAGACGACTTGGGATGCTACTTTGGAGTTGGAAGAGAAGATGAGAGAGCTTTACCCAGACCTTCTAGAGACCtcttag